From Scophthalmus maximus strain ysfricsl-2021 chromosome 14, ASM2237912v1, whole genome shotgun sequence, one genomic window encodes:
- the klhl23 gene encoding kelch-like protein 23, producing the protein MRDTMSHKESDVYTHDFCDGDHPTQLLDALRHFYVSGLFTDISLQCGESGRVFHCHKALLSARSSYFKVMFTADMRERSNSSITLAGVDCEVLGALVNYVYTAQVRITESNVQSLLEAADLLQFISVKQACEEFLVRLLDVDNCLGMHAFAQLHLCPGLEREARRMSLSRFSEVMLQDEFLELDRERMRLVLAAQSLTVQRDDVLIDAVTKWVTHDLDNRVPHAVDLLRSIQLDLDEIHFNASLEVHMQCLLGREGKFKSIIIQAIRSNGKEVCASRKMSSSMYIIGGYYWHPLCEVHVWDPVSNTWAQGKAMPDHARESYSVSSLGANIYVSGGYRTNTVEALDTVSIYNCDYGEWTEGCSMITARYYHCSVALHGCVYAIGGYRGGAPERETEFYDPLKKKWFPVAKMIQGVGNATACVMRDKIYVTGGHYGYKGTCTYEKIQVYRADVNEWSIITISPHPEYGLCSVSLNNKLYLVGGQTTIADCYDTERDEWRPISVMKERRMECGAVVINGCIYVTGGYSYSKGTYLQSIERYNPELDSWEIVGNLPSPARSHGCVCVHSV; encoded by the exons ATGAGAG ACACCATGTCACATAAAGAAAGCGACGTCTACACGCACGATTTCTGCGATGGGGACCATCCAACACAGCTGCTGGATGCTCTCAGGCATTTCTACGTCAGTGGCTTGTTCACAGACATTTCTCTGCAATGTGGGGAGTCCGGACGCGTGTTCCACTGCCACAAGGCGCTGCTGTCGGCCCGCAGCTCCTATTTCAAAGTCATGTTCACAGCTGACATGAGGGAGAGGTCCAACAGCAGCATCACGCTGGCCGGGGTCGACTGCGAGGTCCTGGGTGCCCTGGTGAACTACGTGTACACGGCTCAGGTGCGCATCACTGAGAGCAACGTGCAGAGCCTGCTGGAGGCCGCAGACCTCCTGCAGTTCATCTCTGTCAAACAGGCATGTGAGGAGTTTCTCGTTCGCCTCCTGGACGTGGACAACTGTCTGGGGATGCACGCTTTTGCCCAGCTGCACCTTTGTCCCGGACTGGAGAGGGAGGCCCGCAGAATGTCGCTGAGCAGGTTCTCGGAGGTCATGCTGCAGGACGAGTTCCTTGAGCTGGACCGAGAGAGGATGAGATTGGTTTTGGCTGCCCAGAGCCTCACTGTGCAGAGGGACGATGTGCTGATAGATGCTGTCACCAAATGGGTAACCCACGATTTGGATAATCGTGTTCCCCATGCTGTAGACTTGTTGCGCTCCATCCAGCTGGACCTGGATGAGATTCATTTCAATGCTTCTCTAGAGGTGCACATGCAATGCTTGCTGGGCAGAGAGGGGAAATTTAAATCTATAATAATTCAGGCTATAAGGTCCAATGGCAAGGAGGTGTGTGCAAGTAGAAAAATGTCATCCAGCATGTATATCATCGGTGGATACTACTGGCACCCTCTGTGTGAGGTTCACGTCTGGGATCCTGTCAGCAACACATGGGCGCAAGGAAAAGCCATGCCTGACCACGCAAGAGAGAGCTACAGCGTCAGCTCACTTGGAGCAAATATATATGTGAGTGGAGGttacagaacaaacacagtTGAGGCCCTGGACACTGTTTCGATTTATAACTGCGACTACGGCGAATGGACCGAGGGCTGCTCCATGATCACAGCGAGGTACTACCATTGCTCTGTGGCTTTGCATGGCTGTGTTTACGCCATCGGCGGCTACAGGGGAGGAGCTCCAGAGCGAGAGACTGAATTTTATGAtccattgaaaaagaaatggtttCCCGTGGCCAAAATGATCCAAG GTGTAGGAAATGCCACTGCCTGTGTAATGCGAGATAAAATCTACGTGACCGGAGGCCACTATGGATACAAAGGAACCTGCACCTATGAAAAAATTCAGGTCTACAGGGCGGACGTCAATGAGTGGAGCATCATTACAATAAGTCCCCATCCAG AGTACGGGCTGTGCTCTGTGTCTCTCAACAACAAGCTGTATTTGGTGGGTGGACAGACGACAATTGCAGACTGCTACGACACAGAGAGGGACGAGTGGAGACCTATATCagtgatgaaggagaggaggatggagtgtGGGGCCGTGGTAATAAATGGATGTATCTATGTAACAGGGGGATACTCCTACTCAAAGGGGACTTATCTGCAGAGCATTGAGAGGTACAACCCTGAGCTGGACTCTTGGGAGATAGTGGGGAATCTTCCAAGCCCTGCCAGATCacatggatgtgtttgtgtgcacagtgtTTAG
- the phgdh gene encoding D-3-phosphoglycerate dehydrogenase, giving the protein MAPICVKTVLISESVDPRCRTILEDNGIRVTEKQNMKKDELIAEIKDYDGLVVRSATKVTADVINAASNLKIIGRAGTGVDNVDVDAATKKGIIVMNTPSGNTISAAELTCALLMSLSRNVPQAAMSMKQGNWDRKKFMGAELYGKVLGIVGLGRIGKEVASRMQSFGMKTIGYDPITPPEVSASWGVEQMLLEQLWPQCDYITVHTPLMPSTVGLLGDETFAKCKKGVKVVNCARGGIIDEAALLRALESGQCGGAGLDVFVEEPPKDRSLVSHPNVVGLPHLGASTKEAQARCGEDIALQIVDMVKGNKLVGAVNAQVLSSTFSQESHQLIKLGEAIGAVLQSCSASKRPFGQVQITTQGDSMKSSTGYMTSSVLVGLLNHESGCLPNLINVLSLAKESGITVDQAHCASDGAAECVCKVEIVASGYSYNAAGSVQGGVPVLLELSGSVFRQPVSLTGNLLFFKASASPQLLSSVAGLLATEGVEIESFSAPSDRTGDLWYCVGLSSLLKDLGALKSLVKEAAQLAI; this is encoded by the exons ATGGCTCCGATCTGCGTCAAGACCGTGCTGATCAGCGAGAGTGTTGACCCCCGCTGCAGGACCATCCTGGAGGACAACGGCATCCGAGTCACGGAGAAGCAGAACATGAAGAAGGACGAGCTGATCGCCGAGATAAAG GACTATGACGGCCTTGTGGTTAGATCTGCAACCAAGGTAACAGCAGATGTTATCAATGCTGCCAGCAATCTCAAAATCATTGGCCGAGCTGGGACCGGTGTGGACAATGTGGATGTCGATGCTGCCACCAAAAAGGGTATTATTGTGATGAA CACACCAAGTGGGAACACAATCAGTGCTGCAGAGCTGACATGTGCACTGCTGATGAGCCTCTCAAG AAATGTGCCTCAAGCTGCAATGTCAATGAAACAAGGGAACTGGGATCGCAAAAAG TTCATGGGCGCAGAGCTGTATGGCAAAGTGCTTGGAATAGTTGGACTTGGAAGAATAGGAAAAGAAGTCGCCTCAAGGATGCAATCATTTGGCATGAAG ACGATTGGCTATGATCCAATCACTCCACCGGAGGTGTCAGCCAGCTGGGGGGTGGAACAGATGCTTCTGGAACAGCTCTGGCCCCAGTGTGATTATATCACTGTCCACACTCCACTCATGCCTTCCACTGTTG GTCTGCTTGGTGACGAAACGTTTGCTAAATGCAAGAAAGGAGTGAAGGTTGTGAACTGTGCACGAGGGGGCATCATTGATGAGGCCGCTCTCCTCAGAGCTTTGGAGTCAGGACAGTGTGGAGGAGCAGGACTTGACGTCTTTGTTGAG GAGCCACCTAAGGACCGCTCACTGGTGAGCCATCCCAATGTCGTCGGCCTTCCTCACCTGGGAGCGAGCACCAAGGAGGCTCAGGCGCGCTGTGGGGAGGACATCGCCCTGCAGATTGTGGACATGGTGAAGGGCAACAAACTGGTTGGAGCA gTAAATGCACAGGTTTTGTCCAGCACCTTCTCCCAGGAATCTCACCAGCTGATAAAACTCGGAGAGGCCATTGGAGCTGTGCTGCAGTCATGCTCTGCTTCTAAGAGACCGTTCGGCCAAGTCCAAATCACTACCCAAG GTGATAGCATGAAGTCCTCCACCGGTTACATGACTTCATCAGTACTGGTCGGACTGCTGAATCATGAATCTGGCTGCCTCCCGAACCTCATCAATGTGCTGAGCCTCGCCAAGGAGTCTGGAATCACG GTCGACCAAGCCCACTGCGCGTCTGACGgagctgctgagtgtgtgtgtaaggtggAGATCGTGGCCAGTGGCTACAGCTACAATGCCGCAGGTTCGGTTCAAGGCGGCGTGCCGGTCCTGCTGGAGCTGAGTGGCAGTGTGTTCAGACAACCGGTCTCTCTCACTGGGAATCTGCTGTTCTTCAAGGCCTCTGCGAGTCCTCAGCTCCTGTCCTCAGTGGCTG GACTGCTGGCCACAGAGGGAGTGGAGATTGAGTCCTTCAGCGCTCCCTCAGACCGCACTGGCGATCTGTGGTATTGTGTGGGGCTGTCCTCTCTCCTGAAAGACCTCGGTGCCTTGAAGTCGTTGGTGAAGGAGGCCGCGCAGCTCGCCATCTGA
- the cfap210 gene encoding protein CFAP210 encodes MTSENQLSRQRRSRKSDWGCLAEETSRMFQAPDLRQVTVLTKAQWLRVQDELNQVDEEKERLREVANQRLALSLKSKEVVKLWSNTITGQRQKKLEAKKIREELEEEKRKQIDVEEAQFKEQQRKEAIEKAKTQLYYQTDRVKGLHSALMLTEVLKEREAQIELKKRINSASKDVDQEFRNMVKTREDEALRREQEKALEKKLERLAAAEDVKKQIKENELTKEQQKTENKKVEEEILRLGELYQWEQRKEGKRRAEQRRNLMQAHLEHVTNRDLIRAAEAQKQEAEEEQRKLFLSAKQKMRKLKKDKETELFREAQKHRERIMNKLTIEHQEQTVSEEQRIAQAVAEQDARWERQQREEEEKRAAMLKTITAHRQLMRQEKEQMDKEVQQRDRDVHQAKKEADRIFTEKQQLKAQRTREDLTKIRDFNVTLMEARFTRDQQLIRGDHEFEAKNRDLVVEEEIQFQQYSQHVIGAAAQTQRNVIPLCKAAREGIGGGFGPVFSGVRPSYLVQDRTGAQMPKYTSGVTQNIKELHGEADIQEAKKRLGFTW; translated from the exons ATGACATCCGAGAATCAGCTCAGCCGACAGAGAAGATCCAGGAAAAGTG ACTGGGGTTGTTTAGCAGAGGAAACCAGCAGGATGTTCCAGGCACCTGATCTCCGACAAGTCACGGTGTTGACCAAGGCTCAATGGCTGCGTGTTCAAGATGAACTGAACCAGGTTGATGAAGAAAAGGAGCGTTTGAGAGAGGTGGCGAACCAGAGACTAGCTCTGAGCCTGAAGTCAAAAGAGGTGGTGAAACTCTGGTCCAATACCATCACT GGTCAAAGGCAAAAGAAGCTGGAAGCAAAGAAAATCCGTGAAGAGcttgaggaggagaagaggaaacagattgATGTAGAAGAGGCCCAATTCAAGGAACAACAGCGTAAAGAGGCGATTGAAAAAGCCAAGACTCAACTGTATTATCAAACCGACCGTGTCAAAGGATTACAT AGTGCACTCATGCTGACAGAAGTGttgaaggagagggaggctcAGATCGAactgaagaaaagaataaacagTGCCTCTAAAGATGTAGATCAAGAATTCAGGAATATGGTAAAGACCAGAGAGGATGAAGCTCTGAGACGGGAGCAAGAGAAAGCACTGGAGAAAAAGCTGGAGAGACTGGCTGCTGCAGAGGACGTGAAAAAACA GATCAAGGAAAATGAGTTGACGAAAGAGCAACAAAAGACAGAGAACAAGAAAGTCGAAGAGGAAATCCTACGCCTTGGAGAACTCTATCAGTGGGAGcaaagaaaggagggaaaaagacgagcagaacagagaagaaaccTAATGCAAGCTCATCTG GAACATGTAACCAATAGAGACCTCataagagcagcagaggcacaaaaacaggaggcagaagaagagcaaaggaaactttttctctctgcgAAACAAAAAATGAGGAAgttaaagaaagacaaagaaactgaGTTGTTTAG AGAGGCCcagaagcacagagagaggaTCATGAACAAACTGACAATCGAGCATCAGGAGCAAACGGTCAGCGAGGAGCAGAGGATCGCTCAGGCTGTTGCTGAACAGGATGCAAGATGGGAgcggcagcagagggaggaggaggagaagagggctGCAATGTTGAAGACGATCACTGCACACAGACAACTGATG AGACAGGAAAAGGAGCAGATGGACAAAGAAGtgcaacagagagacagagacgtgCATCAGGCCAAGAAAGAGGCTGACAGAATATTTACTGAGAAACAACAGCTGAAGGCTCAGAGGACCAGGGAAGATCTAACCAAAATACGAGACTTCAATGTCACACTAATG GAAGCAAGATTTACCAGGGATCAGCAGCTGATAAGAGGGGATCATGAGTTTGAAGCAAAGAACAGAGACCTTGTGGTTGAGGAAGAAATCCAGTTTCAACAGTATTCACAGCACGTCATCGGCGCAGCAGCACAGACTCAGAGGAACGTCATTCCACTTTGCAAAGCAGCGAGGGAAGGGATCGGAGGAGGGTTCGGTCCTGTTTTTAGTGGAGTCAGGCCTAGCTACCTTGTTCAAGACCGTACTGGTGCTCAGATGCCCAAATATACCTCTGGTGTTACCCAGAACATTAAAGAGCTTCATGGGGAAGCAGATATTCAGGAAGCAAAGAAGAGACTAGGGTTCACGTGGTAA